In Desulfurobacteriaceae bacterium, the sequence AAACCGTATCCTTCGTTTTCCCTAGACTCAAAACCGTAATTTCTTGTATATACAGCATCAAGCTTAACCTTTAAACCGTACTTACTTTTTTCATTTTTAACCTCGTTTAGAGAAACTTTTACCTCTTTATCTTTAGCTTTAATTGTATGGTTGGAAAGCATAGCAAGCTTATATAGGTACTCCGTATCAAGTTTCAAAGGTTCATACTTAATTTTTACAGGTTCCAGTTTTTTTATATCTCTACCCACCAAGATTTTTAAAGACTCTAAAATGGCTTTTTTCTTGGCTCTTATTTCTGTTAACTTTGCATTAATATCACTTATTGAGTATTCAACTTTTAAGATGTCAACTTTTGCAAGTTTTCCTCTCTCAATTCCAATCTTTACACTCTCTTTTAGTTTTAAAAGGCTTTCCTTATAAGATAAAAGAGCTTTTTCTTGAGAAGATAGGGAAAGATAGTTAAGGTATAGAACGCTAACTTTATACTTAATTTGCCATTTAGTAGAAGAAGCTAAATCTTCAAGAATTTCAGCTTGGAGTTTCAAAATTCTTTCTTTCCTTCTTATGGTTCCCCCTTGATACAAAGGGACAGAATAGCCGATTCCGTAACTTAACTTTTCACTATCAAACGGTGGAGGATTCAAGGGAGAAGGTAGATTGGACAAAGGAGTAAGAGTATAGGTATCGTCATACTTATAAAAAGTTAAAAGAACATCAAGTTCTCCAAATCTACTTAAAGATATCGATTTTGCTTTTTCTTTTAAACTTTTGACCCTATACTCAAGAGACTTTAACTTTGGATAATTTTTAAGTGCTAGTTCTTGGGCTTCTTCTAAAGTAATTCCATAAGCCGATGAAAAACAAAGGGCAATTATAAACATAAGTGCCTTCTTCACCTTATTGACCTCCACAAAAATGGAAGTTTATCATAAATTTCTTAAACATAAATTGATGTAAGTCAACGAGGTGGAAGATGGCTAATCCCTCCGAGATTGCTCTTGTTTCCTTCATAACCTCATTCCTTTTTGCACTTGGAGGACTGGGTTCTGCCGTTGCATTAATTCCAATTTTAGTTTTCTTGGGAATTCCTTTTAACCTTGCAAGACCTACCGGTCTTTTTACAAACTTTTTTTCTACCTTTTCAGCAACTGTTCATAACCTAAAAGAAAGATTGATAGACTTTAAAATGGCTTTTCCAATAGTAGTATTCAGCATTATCACTGCACCTATAGGAGCATATGCCTCTCACTTCGTCCCTGAAAAAATCGTTGGTATAGCATTTACCTGTTTCCTTTTCTTTGCAGGAACAATGGTTTACATGCCCAAAAGGGAAGTTTTTAAAGAAAAAAATCCCATTCTCATCTCTTCTTTAACAGGAGGTTTAGCCGGTTTCGTTTCTGGTTTCTTGGGAGTTGGAGGAGGAGGAATTATCTCCCCTCTTTTAATAGCCTTTGGGTTTAATCCAAAGAAGGTAGCACCAGTAACAGCATTTTCTGTTTTGTTTTCTTCTTTTATAGCATTCATAACGTATGCAAAGCTTGGAAGCGTTGATTGGGGTATTACTTTAAGCGCGGCAGTTCCTGCTGGAGTCGCAGGATATTTAGCCGCTTACGTTGGACACAAATTTTTAAATCCTAAGCAAATAAAAAGAATCTTAGGAATGTTGTTTTTCATCCTCGGAATTAAGTTTTTATTAAAATTCCTCTAAGACCACCACTAACACTTATAGAAAAACCACGGGCTAAAACCCCGCTTTTCAAAGCGGGGATACAGCCCGACACCCCGAAGGGGTGCTGAGTATGGTAAAATTTGAATATCTTCCCTGCGTTCCCTGTGAAGCCTGCGGGTAGGGTGAAAGCCCCGCCATGTGGGCAATGCCCTTAAACTGCCTGTAACAAGGTGGGTATCCCTCCTCTGGCAAGCAAGTCCGAAGCAGGCGGAGGGTAAACAACCAAATAGCAGGGAAGACGGGAAAAAGTGTCGGGATGAACATCCTGACACAGGATAGTGAGAAAAAGGTATCTCCGAATCCCTGCGATTTGCGGGGATAGGAGTAGTGGGTGGCGTGAACCCGCCCGGAGGGATAAGGGTAGATGTAACCTACCAAACTCCCTCAGAAGCCTACGACTTCAGTCGTAGGTAGTTCACCACTAATACTATACCACTAACTTTTCAAAAAGGAGGAAAAGATGCTAAGAAAAGAAATAAGAAAAATGAACATTGACTTTTTAACTTCAAGCGGACACAAAATAGGACTTGAAAAATTCTTAGAACTCTATAAAGAAGGAAAAGCTATTTTACTTGACGTTAGAACAAAAGATGAAGTTGAAATCTTTTCAATCAATTTAGGCATAAATATTCCTCTTCACGAATTACCCGATAACCTTGATAAGATTCCTAAGAACAAACTTGTAGCAACTTTCTGCAACGAAAAAGTAAGATCATCCATTGCCTATGCTTATCTTCTAAGTGAAGGTTTTGACAACGTTAAGGTTCTTGCTGCAACTATAAAAGAAGTTGTTGAAAAGCTTAAACCGGGATTTGTAAAAAAACTCAAAGGAAATGAGTAATTCCCTTAAAGAGAGGAAACCATGATAAAGCCTTCTCCCGAAGAAGTTATAAAAGAGGTCTTTACAGGAAACAATTACTTTGTAGAGAACAAAGGTAAAGAGTTCTTTGAGGAACACATTGAAACCCAAAATCCAATAGTAACTCTCGTTACCTGTTCGGACGCAAGGGTTCAACCACAGATCTTTTTTCAAGATATGATTAATAAAAAAGGAAGAAAATTTTGATAAAGTTTGGCTTTCCGGAATAGAAAATAACGTTCACTGGCAGGTAAAAGTTACCCTTGATAGGTACAAAGAACTTGCAGAAAAAGGAAACTTAGTAATAATTGGAGCTATCTACGATTTTGCCAATAAATATAACAAAGGATTTGGTAGAGTAATTATTATAAATGTTAACGGAGAAAGGGACATTAAGAAAATGCATGAAAGTAAGGCTTTACGTCTTATTCCAGAGGATTTAAAGGAAAAAATAACTATTTAAAGAGTTAATTAAAAGTGCCCCTTACGGGGCACCTATATTAAATTCTGTCCTTTATTAAAAGTTCAAGTCTCTTTCTAACTTCTTCTGTTATATACTCAGGCTTTGTTTGTATAGCTCCAACAAGAGCAGTCTTAGCTGGAGAATTTGCAAGATCTTCTGGTTTTAGAACCTCTATAACTTTCTTTAGCATTCTTTTGGCATTTTCTATATTCTTAGCCATTGTTTCAAGAACTTTTTCTACACTAACCTCTTCTCCTTCTTTCCAAACATCGTAGTCTGTCGTAAGGGCTACTGCTGAATATGGAATTTCAGCTTCTCTAGCAAGTTTAGCTTCTGGAATATTTGTCATTCCGATTACATCAACACCCCAACTTCTATAAATATTGGACTCAGCTTTCGTTGAGAATTGAGGTCCTTCTATACAGATGTAAGTTCCTTCTCTGTGGACAGGAATTCCCTCTTCTACACAAACGTTGTAAATAATATCGTTGAGGAGCTCGCAAGTTGGCTTATCAAACGCAACGTGAGCAACAATTCCATCTCCAAAGAAAGTAGAAGGTCTATTTTTCGTTCTGTCAAAGTATTGAGTAACAATTACAAAATCTCCCGGTTTGATTTCCTCTTTCATAGAACCAACAGCACTAACAGAGATTATGCAATCAACTCCGAGCATCTTAAAACCATAGATGTTTGCCCTATAAGGAACTTCAGAGGGAAGGTAGATATGTCCCCTTCCATGTCTTGGAAGAAAATAAACATCTTTTCCTGCAAGTTTCCCGTGAATGTAAGCATCAGATGGTTTTCCAAAAGGAGTTTCAAGTTTTATTTCTTCAATGTCTGTAAGCCCCTCAATGTTATAAAGCCCACTTCCACCTATAATTCCTATCTTCATTTTTTCCTCCTTACTTTAGTCTTATTATTGTTCCCATTCCCCACACGTTTATTACTTTATCTCCGTCCTCATCCACTCCTTCCAAAATTCTAACGTTAATATTTTTTACGCCATCGGCTTTAAGTTCTTGAGCTTGCTGTTCAAGCATAGAAACAACTCTCATAACAGGATCAATAGGAAGTTCTCCGTTGAACCAGTTTTTTTGTTTTTGCTGAGCAAAAGCGTAAGCAATATTTACAATTTCGTGCTCTTGTGGAATTTCTCCAAAGGAAAGAATCATATCTGTCCTCCTTGACAGTTTTCGGAGATTTTAGCATCTTTGTTTCTGTCTTTAAAAAACTTTTCTGGAGAACAGCATGGTTAGAACCATTTTTCCTCTACTTATCTCAGCACTTTTATGTACCACTTCAGGAGTGCAAGAATAGAAACAGAAGACATCTTGCAAAAACTTCAAAAACTTGAAGAAAAGGTAAACCAGTTAGAGACTAGAGTATCCTCAAGAAAGGGAACCCAAAAGCTCCAGGTAGACGGAAGGATCTTGGTTAGATTTTCTCAAACACAAGACATAGATGAAGCTGGAGGAAAGTCTATTTATGGAGATTTTGAAAATGGAATAAGAAAAGCAAGAGTTAGGTTTCACGGAAAGCTTAATAAAAAGCTAAGTTACATGATCCACATTAGAGCAGATAGAGGAAGTAAAGTAGAACTTTGGGATGCTTATGTTAAAAATTTGATAACCTTCCTCTAAATTTAAAACTTGGACAGTTTAAAGTTCCTCTTTCCAGGTCTTACTTAAAACCTGGAGTGAAACTTTGGTTCCCCGAAAGACCTGTTGCAGTTAATAAAATAGCACCTGTTTGGAGAGATGTTGGAATATCTGTAAAAGGATGGGACTCTGACAAAATCTACAACAAAAATAAAAAATACCTTTACGTTTTTGCAGTTGATACTATACCTCTTAACACTAACAGCGTTAAGTGGAAGCTAAGAGTAGGATACGAAACAGGATACGATAGAAACTCAAAATTAACCTACACAGATTACAGCGCTACAACAGTTAAAAGAAACCTTTTTGACATTGAAACAAGGGTAGATATCAAGCCAGTAGGGCTTTCTATTGAAGGAGGATACCTTTTTGACAATCCAACCAACGCTAAAGATGAAAATGGAAACGAAGTTTCGCTTGGAAACGCTAAGGGATTCTATGTTCAAGGGGATTACCAAGCTCCTAAGCTAAAGAAACTTCATATTGTAGGTAGGTATTCTTGGGTTGACCCAAACACTGAAATTGAAGATAAAAACGACGTCTCTTATACAAGCTTAGGTTTTTATTACCTAATGAATAAATGGCAGGCGGCTATACGAGGTGCATACATTTGGGCTAATGAAAGAGAAGTATCAGAAATTGATAATAACTTAGCTGTTGTTGAGTTCCAGCTGTTATTTTAAATTAAATAGGGGGGGAAACCTCCCCCTTGTAATGGTTACTTCTTCTTCTTAATTTCCTTCTCTGTAGCTTCCTTGAGGTCCTTTCCTGGCTTGAATGTAGGAGAAAGCTTAGCAGGTACTTCTACCTTTTCACCAGTTCTTGGGTTTCTAGCTACCCTTGGAGCTCTCTCCTTCATGAGGAACGTTCCAAAGCCTCTAATCTCTACCTTCTCGCCCTTAGCGAGAGTTTCCGTAACCACTTCTAGAAATGCGTTGAGAGCTGCTTCGGCATCCTTTTTTCTGATGCCAGCTTTTTCTGCGATTGCTGCAACAAGATCGCTCTTTGTCATACCGCTCCCTCCAAAAGGGTTTAGTTTAAGTGTATCAATATTTAGCAACAAATTACTATTTAAGTTCTTAGTTGTCAAGAGTTTTCAACCACTTTTATTCCAAGTTTTTCTTGCAAAGTTGCAACGTCTACATTTTCGATTTTTAAAAGCTTTATACGTGATGTTTCTCCCTTAACAATAGTTATAGCACTTTTTGGAACTTTTAGAACCTTGGAAAGAAGCTCTATCACCTGTTTATTAGCCCTTCCTCCTTCAGGTGGAGCTGTTATCTTTATCTTCAGTCTCCCCTCTTCCACTTTCTCTATTTTGTTCCGTGAAGCTTTGGGTTGAACCTTCACTTCCAGAAAAATTGCTTTTTCCTTTATCTTTATTTTTAGCATTAGGCCTTAACTCCTCTATAATTCTTGTCATGTCGATAATGGCCATCTTTAATCTATCAAATATTTTTTTCTGTGCTAAGCGAAGTTTTTCTATCTCAAGTTCTATTTCCTTTTTCTGCCTTTCAAGTTCTTCCTTTTCTTCCATTTTCTTCTGAATAATTTCCTCTATTTTCCTACGAGCTTTTTCTACAATCTCTTCAGTTTTATACTCAGGAGTGTTTCTTTTTAAATTCTCAAGATCTCTTAAAAGATCTTGATAAGCATTCGCTACTTCTATTAAAAAAGCATCTACTTCGTCCGGATCATATCCAAAAAGCTTTTTGTTAAACTCTTTTGACCTTATATCCTCAGGCTTTAGCTTTTTTCCTATTTCCATCTTTACAATCCCCAAATTATGCTATCAATAATCTGTAGAATGATTATAACAACAATGGGACTAATATCTATCCCTCCAATAGGTGGTACAAATTTTCTAACTGGCTTCAATATTTTTTCGTTTAGCTCCAAAATGTCCCAAATAAGTTTATTCCTTTTGTGATAAGGACAAAAGAAAGCAAAGCCCCTACTATAATAAACCAAATTAAGACTTCTATGAGTAGATGAATAATCTCCTTTACCACTTTTTTATCTCCTTTAAAAGTTTCACAAGCTTTTCCAAAGCCTTTCCTCTATGGCTAATTTTATTCTTTTCTTTCAAAGAAAGTTCAGCCATAGTTTTTTCATAGCCTTGAGGAATGAAAAGTGGGTCGTAGCCAAAGCCTCCTGTTCCCCTTGGGTGTGTGGTTACCTTTCCTCTGACTTCTCCCTCACTCCAAAGTCCCATTTTTTCAGGAAACGCTAAAACAATAAATGAAACATACCTTGCAGGAGATTCAGAATATCCCCTTTTTTTTAATTCTTCTACAAGTTTTTGGTTGTTTTCTTCATCGCTTGCGTTTTCACCTGCAAAACGGGAAGAATACACTCCAGGAGATCCGTTAAGAACTTCCACTTCCAATCCAGAATCTTCAGCTATCACTGGTTCCTTTAAAGCATTAGCATAGTAAACAGCCTTTTGGTAAGCATTTTCCAAAAAAGTTTCTCCTGTTTCCTCTGGAGTTTCAACATCTTTTACAGCGGAAATTGGAACAATTTCTATATCAAACTCTTTAAGTTTTTCTTTAACTTCTCTTACTTTTCCTTCATTTTTAGTTGCAAATACTATTCTCATTACTTAACCCCTAATACTTCTTTTTGCTTTTTGATTAGTTCTTTAATTCCTTTTTCTCCTAAAAGTATTAGTCTATCAAGAGCTTCTTTACTAAAAGGCATTCCTTCTGCAGTTCCTTGAAGCTCTACAAACTCTTCATTGTCGTTCATTACAATGTTCATATCAACTTCGGCCATAGAATCTTCTTCATAGTTAAGGTCAAGCAAAAATTCCCCATTAACAATTCCTACGCTAACAGCAGCAACAAAGTTTTTAATTGCAGAGAGTTTATCTATCTTCTCAAGAGCTTTATAAAGAGCTACAAACGCACCTGTGATTGAGGCGGTTCTCGTTCCTCCATCTGCCTGGATAACATCACAGTCTATCCAAACAGTGATTTCGCCTAAAAGATTTAAGTCAACAGCACTCCTAACAGACCTTCCGATAAGCCTTTGAATTTCCTGAGTTCTTCCGGTAAGTCTTCCTTTTGCAGACTCTCTAACCGTTCTTTGAGCCGTCGCCCTCGGAAGCATGGAATATTCGGCTGTAATCCAACCTTGTCCTGTTCCTTTCAAGAATGGAGGAACCTTTTCCTCAACTGAAGCTGTGCATATTACCTTTGTATCTCCAAACTCTATAAGACAGGAACCCTCAGCGTGCTTTATATAGTCAACGGTAATTTTTACAGGTCTAAGTTCATCGTCTCTTCTACCATCATTCCTTATCAATTGAAACCTCCTCAATAGCAATCTCTTTTCCCATTATCATCTTAGCTATTCTCTCAAACCTTTCAGTTTTATCACTTACTAAGATTTTTACTTCCCCTTTTCCATTTTGGTTTTTAGAAGGAAGAAGCTTTTCTACCTCCTTTGCTACAGCTTCCGCAGAATCTACCAAAGTAGTGTCTGGACATACTTTTTTAATGATACCTTTTATAAGTGGATAGTGAGTACAACCAAGGACTAAGGTATCTATTCCTTTTTCTAAAAGTGGAGAAAGATACCTTCTTGCTACTTCTAAAGTTATAGGGTCGTCTAACCACCCTTCTTCAATTAGGGGAACAAATAGGGAACAAGCCTTTTCAAAAACTTTAAAAAAAGGTTTTAAGGAATTTATTGCTTTTCTGTAAGCGCCACTTCTTATCGTTGCTTCCGTCCCAATTACACCTATGCGACCCCTTCTTGTTAAAGAAACTGCAAGCTTTGCTCCGGGATTAATAACACCGACAATAGGAATATCTTGAAATTCACTTTTTAAAATTTCAAGAGCATAAGAAGAGGAAGTATTACATGCAACAACAACCATTTTTACATTGAAATTTTTTAAAAGCTTAGTATTTTCAATACTATACCTAATTATTGTTCTTGGAGATTTCGTTCCGTAAGGAACTCTTGCAGTATCTCCAAAATATATAAGGTTTTCTGAAGGTAGAGTTTCTCTTAGAGCCTTCAAAACTGTAAGTCCACCAACTCCGGAGTCAAAAACCCCTATGGGATTATCAGACATTGCATCTCCTAAGTTTTAGACACTAATTTTAGAAAGTTAGCATATTTAAACCTTACTAAGGATGCAAAAGATGAGAAGCTGCAAAGAAATTATAGAAAAAGTCAAAGAATATCGTTCCTCTTTTGATGAAGAACAAATAAGAAAAGCTTACGAATACGCTAAAAAAAAACATGAAGGGCAGTTTAGAAAATCTGGAGAACCTTTTTTCTCCCACCCGGCAGAAGTTGCATACATTCTAGCAGAGCTTAGAATGGACGTTCCAACGATTGTGGCAGGTCTTTTACACGATGTCGTTGAAGATACAGATACCCCAATAGAAGAAATAGAAAAAGAGTTCGGAAAAGAAGTAGCTTTTTTAGTCCAAGGAGTTACAAAGCTTGAGGGTTACCAATTTCAAAGTAAAGAAGAAAAAGAAGCAGAAAGTTTTAGAAAACTTTTGCTATCTCTTGCTGAAGATATAAGGGTCTTAATTTTAAAGCTTGCAGATAGACTACACAACATGAGGACAATGGACAGTATGAAAAGAGAAAGTCAAATAAGAAACGCAAAAGAAACTTTATCAATATATGCACCGCTTGCTGGAAGACTTGGTATGTACAAACTTAAAAATGAACTTGAAGACCTCTCTTTAAAATACCTTGAACCTGAAATTTACAGAGAACTTGAAAGAAAAGTAAAAGAAAAGAAAAAGAAAATACTACCTTTCCTAGAAAACATCATAGAAACCGTAAGAGAAAAGCTAAAAGAAAACGGAATAGAAGGAGAAATTCAATGGAGAATAAAGCACATTTACGGTATTTACAGGAAAATGGTAAGAAAAGGAATACCTTTTGAGGAAGTTCACGACGTGGCAGGAATAAGAGTAATTACAAATACAGTCCCTGAGTGTTATCAAGTTCTCTGCATAATCCACTCCTTGTGGAAACCTGTTCAAGGAAGGTTCAAAGACTATATAGCAGTTCCAAAATCAAATATGTATCAGTCCCTCCACACAACTGTTGTTGGTCCTAAAGGACAATTTATAGAGTTTCAAATAAGAACGTGGGAAATGCACCAAGTTGCCGAAATGGGTATCGCAGCCCACTGGAAGTATAAAGAAGGTGGAGGAAGTTTAACCGAATCAGAAAGAAAAAGATTTGCTTGGCTTAGGAATATCTTAGAGTGGGTAAGAGAAGAAAAGGACTATAGAGAGTTCTTAGAAAATGTTCAGAATGATCTTTACGATGAAGATATTTATGTATTCACCCCAAAAGGAGATATAAAGACTCTTCCTGTTGGTTCCACACCTGTTGACTTTGCCTACGCTGTCCATACATCCATCGGTCACAGATGTAAAGCCGCAAAAGTAAACGGAAAACTTGTTCCTCTGAACTATGTTCTCCAAAGCGGTGATAAAGTTGAAATAATAGTAGGAAACGAAGAAAAACCAAGCAGAGACTGGTTAGAGTTCGTAAAAACTTCAAAAGCAAAAAATGCAATAAAGACTTTCCTGAGGAAAGAAGAAAACGAAAGAGCTAAGAAAGTCGGAGAGAACCTTGTAGACAAGGTAATAAGAAAACTTTCAAATAAGAGTCTGAAGTCTTTAAAGGAAGAAAAGGAAGTCTTAGAAAGATTACAATCACTTGGATATTCAAACTTGGATTCAGCCTTAGCAGACGTTGGATATGGAAAACTTGATCCAGAAAAACTTGCAAGGAAACTTTTAAACCTTCCTTTAGATTCAGAACTAGAGAAGAAAAAGAGAAAAAAGAAAAAAGAAAGTTTTTTAAGTAGTATAAGAATAGATGGAATAGATAACCTTATGGTTTCCATTGCAGAATGCTGTCGTCCACTACCGGGAGATGATGTTGTAGGAATAGTTAACAGTGGAAAAGGAATAGTTATCCACCTTAAGAACTGTTTAGTAGCAAAACAAGTAATGGAGAGTGCCCCAGGAAAAGTCTTAAAAGTTGAATTCTTACCATCACAAACTATTTACAAAGCTAAGGTAAGGATTTCGGTCGAAGACACTCCTGGAGTTCTCGCAAGTGTTAGTACAACGATAGCAAAACACAACATAAACATAGCGGACATAAACACGAGAAAATCACAAGCAGGAAAGACTATACTTGACTTAGTTTTAGACGTAAAAAGCAAAGAAGAACTTCAAAAAGTTCTCACTTCCTTAAGAACTGTAAAAGGTGTTATCACCGCTAAAAGGATAAAGAGAGAAAAATTGACAAAAAGCGAATAAATTAATATCCAGCAAACAACTAAGTTTTTTGGAGGAAAAAATGGAAGAAATCTTAAATCAATACGTCCCAATAG encodes:
- a CDS encoding TolC family protein encodes the protein MKKALMFIIALCFSSAYGITLEEAQELALKNYPKLKSLEYRVKSLKEKAKSISLSRFGELDVLLTFYKYDDTYTLTPLSNLPSPLNPPPFDSEKLSYGIGYSVPLYQGGTIRRKERILKLQAEILEDLASSTKWQIKYKVSVLYLNYLSLSSQEKALLSYKESLLKLKESVKIGIERGKLAKVDILKVEYSISDINAKLTEIRAKKKAILESLKILVGRDIKKLEPVKIKYEPLKLDTEYLYKLAMLSNHTIKAKDKEVKVSLNEVKNEKSKYGLKVKLDAVYTRNYGFESRENEGYG
- a CDS encoding sulfite exporter TauE/SafE family protein, with translation MANPSEIALVSFITSFLFALGGLGSAVALIPILVFLGIPFNLARPTGLFTNFFSTFSATVHNLKERLIDFKMAFPIVVFSIITAPIGAYASHFVPEKIVGIAFTCFLFFAGTMVYMPKREVFKEKNPILISSLTGGLAGFVSGFLGVGGGGIISPLLIAFGFNPKKVAPVTAFSVLFSSFIAFITYAKLGSVDWGITLSAAVPAGVAGYLAAYVGHKFLNPKQIKRILGMLFFILGIKFLLKFL
- a CDS encoding rhodanese-like domain-containing protein is translated as MLRKEIRKMNIDFLTSSGHKIGLEKFLELYKEGKAILLDVRTKDEVEIFSINLGINIPLHELPDNLDKIPKNKLVATFCNEKVRSSIAYAYLLSEGFDNVKVLAATIKEVVEKLKPGFVKKLKGNE
- the mtnP gene encoding S-methyl-5'-thioadenosine phosphorylase yields the protein MKIGIIGGSGLYNIEGLTDIEEIKLETPFGKPSDAYIHGKLAGKDVYFLPRHGRGHIYLPSEVPYRANIYGFKMLGVDCIISVSAVGSMKEEIKPGDFVIVTQYFDRTKNRPSTFFGDGIVAHVAFDKPTCELLNDIIYNVCVEEGIPVHREGTYICIEGPQFSTKAESNIYRSWGVDVIGMTNIPEAKLAREAEIPYSAVALTTDYDVWKEGEEVSVEKVLETMAKNIENAKRMLKKVIEVLKPEDLANSPAKTALVGAIQTKPEYITEEVRKRLELLIKDRI
- a CDS encoding HU family DNA-binding protein; the protein is MTKSDLVAAIAEKAGIRKKDAEAALNAFLEVVTETLAKGEKVEIRGFGTFLMKERAPRVARNPRTGEKVEVPAKLSPTFKPGKDLKEATEKEIKKKK
- a CDS encoding DUF167 domain-containing protein; this encodes MKVQPKASRNKIEKVEEGRLKIKITAPPEGGRANKQVIELLSKVLKVPKSAITIVKGETSRIKLLKIENVDVATLQEKLGIKVVENS
- a CDS encoding DivIVA domain-containing protein, with translation MEIGKKLKPEDIRSKEFNKKLFGYDPDEVDAFLIEVANAYQDLLRDLENLKRNTPEYKTEEIVEKARRKIEEIIQKKMEEKEELERQKKEIELEIEKLRLAQKKIFDRLKMAIIDMTRIIEELRPNAKNKDKGKSNFSGSEGSTQSFTEQNRESGRGETEDKDNSST
- a CDS encoding YggT family protein: MVYYSRGFAFFCPYHKRNKLIWDILELNEKILKPVRKFVPPIGGIDISPIVVIIILQIIDSIIWGL
- a CDS encoding XTP/dITP diphosphatase, which encodes MRIVFATKNEGKVREVKEKLKEFDIEIVPISAVKDVETPEETGETFLENAYQKAVYYANALKEPVIAEDSGLEVEVLNGSPGVYSSRFAGENASDEENNQKLVEELKKRGYSESPARYVSFIVLAFPEKMGLWSEGEVRGKVTTHPRGTGGFGYDPLFIPQGYEKTMAELSLKEKNKISHRGKALEKLVKLLKEIKKW
- the rph gene encoding ribonuclease PH yields the protein MIRNDGRRDDELRPVKITVDYIKHAEGSCLIEFGDTKVICTASVEEKVPPFLKGTGQGWITAEYSMLPRATAQRTVRESAKGRLTGRTQEIQRLIGRSVRSAVDLNLLGEITVWIDCDVIQADGGTRTASITGAFVALYKALEKIDKLSAIKNFVAAVSVGIVNGEFLLDLNYEEDSMAEVDMNIVMNDNEEFVELQGTAEGMPFSKEALDRLILLGEKGIKELIKKQKEVLGVK
- the murI gene encoding glutamate racemase, whose product is MSDNPIGVFDSGVGGLTVLKALRETLPSENLIYFGDTARVPYGTKSPRTIIRYSIENTKLLKNFNVKMVVVACNTSSSYALEILKSEFQDIPIVGVINPGAKLAVSLTRRGRIGVIGTEATIRSGAYRKAINSLKPFFKVFEKACSLFVPLIEEGWLDDPITLEVARRYLSPLLEKGIDTLVLGCTHYPLIKGIIKKVCPDTTLVDSAEAVAKEVEKLLPSKNQNGKGEVKILVSDKTERFERIAKMIMGKEIAIEEVSIDKE
- a CDS encoding bifunctional (p)ppGpp synthetase/guanosine-3',5'-bis(diphosphate) 3'-pyrophosphohydrolase gives rise to the protein MRSCKEIIEKVKEYRSSFDEEQIRKAYEYAKKKHEGQFRKSGEPFFSHPAEVAYILAELRMDVPTIVAGLLHDVVEDTDTPIEEIEKEFGKEVAFLVQGVTKLEGYQFQSKEEKEAESFRKLLLSLAEDIRVLILKLADRLHNMRTMDSMKRESQIRNAKETLSIYAPLAGRLGMYKLKNELEDLSLKYLEPEIYRELERKVKEKKKKILPFLENIIETVREKLKENGIEGEIQWRIKHIYGIYRKMVRKGIPFEEVHDVAGIRVITNTVPECYQVLCIIHSLWKPVQGRFKDYIAVPKSNMYQSLHTTVVGPKGQFIEFQIRTWEMHQVAEMGIAAHWKYKEGGGSLTESERKRFAWLRNILEWVREEKDYREFLENVQNDLYDEDIYVFTPKGDIKTLPVGSTPVDFAYAVHTSIGHRCKAAKVNGKLVPLNYVLQSGDKVEIIVGNEEKPSRDWLEFVKTSKAKNAIKTFLRKEENERAKKVGENLVDKVIRKLSNKSLKSLKEEKEVLERLQSLGYSNLDSALADVGYGKLDPEKLARKLLNLPLDSELEKKKRKKKKESFLSSIRIDGIDNLMVSIAECCRPLPGDDVVGIVNSGKGIVIHLKNCLVAKQVMESAPGKVLKVEFLPSQTIYKAKVRISVEDTPGVLASVSTTIAKHNINIADINTRKSQAGKTILDLVLDVKSKEELQKVLTSLRTVKGVITAKRIKREKLTKSE